One segment of Bacteroides caecimuris DNA contains the following:
- a CDS encoding diacylglycerol/lipid kinase family protein — MSVEPKKWGVIYNPKAGTRKVKKRWKEIKEYMDSKGVDYDYVQSEGFGSVERLAKILANNGYRTIVVVGGDGALNDAINGIMLSDAEDKENIALGFIPNGIGNDFARYWGLSTEYKPAVDCIINHRLKKIDVGYCNFYDGKEHHRRYFLNAVNIGLGARIVKITDQTKRFWGVKFLSYVAALFSLIFERKLYRMHLRINDEHIRGRIMTVCVGSAWGWGQTPSAVPYNGWLDVSVIYRPEFLQIISGLWMLIQGRILNHKVVKSYRTKKVKVLRAQNASVDLDGRLLPKHFPLEVGILPEKTTLIIPN, encoded by the coding sequence ATGAGTGTAGAACCGAAGAAATGGGGAGTGATTTATAACCCGAAAGCCGGCACCCGAAAGGTAAAAAAACGCTGGAAAGAAATCAAGGAATACATGGACAGCAAAGGTGTCGACTATGACTATGTGCAATCCGAAGGTTTCGGCTCAGTAGAACGTCTCGCTAAGATTTTAGCAAACAACGGTTATCGCACGATTGTCGTTGTGGGTGGTGATGGCGCTTTGAACGATGCCATTAACGGCATTATGCTATCCGATGCCGAAGACAAAGAGAATATAGCCCTCGGTTTTATACCGAACGGTATCGGAAACGACTTCGCCAGATATTGGGGCCTCAGCACCGAGTATAAACCTGCCGTAGACTGTATCATCAACCACCGCCTGAAAAAGATAGACGTAGGATACTGCAACTTCTATGACGGCAAAGAACATCATCGCCGCTACTTCCTCAATGCCGTCAATATCGGACTGGGTGCACGAATCGTAAAAATCACCGACCAGACCAAACGTTTCTGGGGAGTGAAATTCCTTTCGTATGTTGCCGCCCTGTTCTCGTTGATATTCGAACGGAAACTATACAGAATGCATCTACGCATCAATGACGAGCACATCCGCGGACGCATCATGACGGTATGCGTAGGCAGCGCATGGGGATGGGGACAGACTCCGAGTGCCGTTCCTTACAACGGATGGCTGGACGTATCCGTCATCTACCGCCCGGAATTCCTGCAAATCATCTCCGGCTTATGGATGCTTATTCAGGGAAGAATACTGAATCACAAAGTAGTGAAAAGCTACCGGACAAAGAAAGTGAAAGTACTCCGGGCACAAAACGCGTCTGTGGATTTGGACGGACGTTTATTGCCTAAGCATTTTCCTTTGGAAGTGGGCATACTTCCTGAAAAGACAACACTTATTATTCCGAACTAA
- the miaA gene encoding tRNA (adenosine(37)-N6)-dimethylallyltransferase MiaA has translation MPDYDLIAILGPTASGKTPFAAALAYELNTEIISADSRQIYRGMDLGTGKDLADYTVNGRAIPYHLIDIADPGYKYNVFEYQRDFLISYEAIKQKGCLPVLCGGTGMYLESVLKGYKLMPVPENPELRARLANHSLEELTEILGRYKTLHNSTDVDTVKRAIRAIEIEEYYAANPVPEREFPKLNSLIIGVDIDRELRREKISRRLKQRLDEGMVDEVRHLIEQGIAPDDLIYYGLEYKYLTLYVIGELTYEEMFNGLEIAIHQFAKRQMTWFRGMERRGFTIHWMSAKLPMEEKIAFVKEKLEGI, from the coding sequence ATGCCGGACTATGATTTAATCGCCATACTCGGACCTACAGCCTCGGGTAAAACTCCCTTTGCCGCTGCCTTGGCCTATGAACTTAACACAGAAATTATCAGTGCCGATTCCCGACAGATATATCGTGGGATGGATCTCGGTACGGGAAAAGACCTTGCCGACTATACGGTAAACGGACGTGCTATCCCCTATCACTTGATTGACATTGCCGACCCTGGATATAAATATAATGTATTCGAATATCAACGCGATTTCCTGATTTCTTACGAAGCCATCAAACAAAAAGGTTGTCTCCCCGTTTTATGTGGAGGGACAGGCATGTATCTGGAATCCGTATTGAAAGGATATAAACTGATGCCCGTGCCGGAAAACCCTGAATTACGTGCCCGCCTGGCTAATCATTCTCTGGAAGAACTGACGGAAATATTAGGTCGGTACAAAACATTACACAACTCCACCGACGTAGATACCGTGAAACGTGCTATCCGTGCAATAGAGATTGAAGAGTATTATGCTGCCAATCCCGTCCCCGAACGGGAATTTCCGAAATTGAACAGCCTTATCATTGGTGTGGATATCGATCGGGAACTGCGTCGCGAAAAGATTAGCCGGAGACTGAAACAACGGTTGGACGAAGGCATGGTCGACGAAGTGCGACATTTAATTGAACAAGGTATCGCACCGGATGATTTGATATACTACGGACTGGAATACAAGTACCTGACCTTGTACGTCATAGGCGAATTGACTTATGAAGAAATGTTCAATGGTCTGGAAATAGCCATTCACCAATTTGCCAAACGGCAGATGACCTGGTTCCGGGGCATGGAAAGAAGAGGATTTACCATCCATTGGATGAGCGCGAAGCTGCCGATGGAAGAAAAGATAGCCTTTGTCAAAGAAAAACTGGAAGGGATTTAG
- a CDS encoding ATP-binding cassette domain-containing protein has product MNSIHLQQTLPQVFADRNSVTSDVWHQDLIFRKEEMYLIEAASGTGKSSLCSYIYGYRNDYQGIINFDETNIKAYSVKQWVDLRKHSLSMLFQDLRIFTELTALENVQLKNNLTGYKKKKEILSFFEQLGIADKINVKAGKLSFGQQQRVAFIRALCQPFDFLFLDEPISHLDDDNSRIMGELIIAEAKTQGAGVIATSIGKHIELPYNHILQL; this is encoded by the coding sequence ATGAATAGTATTCACCTGCAGCAAACACTTCCCCAAGTGTTTGCTGACCGTAATTCGGTGACTTCGGATGTATGGCACCAGGATCTTATCTTCCGGAAAGAAGAAATGTATCTGATTGAAGCAGCTTCCGGCACCGGAAAATCTTCGTTGTGTAGCTATATCTATGGTTATCGCAACGACTATCAGGGGATTATTAATTTCGATGAAACCAATATCAAAGCATACTCCGTGAAGCAATGGGTCGACCTAAGAAAGCATTCACTAAGTATGCTTTTTCAAGATTTACGCATCTTCACCGAACTGACCGCTCTTGAAAATGTGCAATTGAAGAATAACCTTACCGGATACAAAAAGAAAAAAGAAATCCTATCATTCTTCGAGCAACTGGGTATCGCAGATAAAATAAATGTGAAAGCCGGCAAACTATCTTTCGGACAGCAGCAACGTGTCGCCTTTATCCGGGCACTCTGCCAGCCGTTCGACTTTTTATTTCTGGATGAACCGATCAGCCATCTGGATGATGATAACAGCCGCATCATGGGTGAACTTATCATTGCCGAGGCAAAGACACAAGGAGCCGGTGTAATCGCAACCTCCATCGGTAAGCATATCGAGTTGCCTTACAACCATATACTTCAACTGTAA
- a CDS encoding DUF4836 family protein encodes MAKKTISRLSVLAVLIVFLAACSKTSEYTHVIPADASVVASINLKSLASKAGLDDKENEAAKQKVLEALKSGMNAATFQQLEKVMKNPGESGIDVASPFYVFSSSSFPYPTVVGKVSNEDNLHASLDVMAKEQICQPISEADGYSFTTMTGSLLAFNSSTVLIVNVSGTTQTEKAKEAITNLLKQTADNSIVKSGAFQKMEKQKSDINFLASMEAIPATYRNQISMGLPTEVKTEDITLVGGLNFEKGKIALKTENYTENEAVKALIKKQMESFGKANNTFVKYFPSSTLMFFNVGVKGEGLYNLLSENKEFRHTVSIAKADEVKELFGSFNGDISAGLINVTMNSAPTFMMYADVKNGNALETIYKNKQSLGMKRGEDIIQLGKDEYVYKTKGMNIFFGMKDKQMYATNDELLYKNVGKAADKSIKDAPYASDMKGKNIFVAINADAILDLPVVKMVAGFGGQEVKTYIELANKVSYLSMSSEGEISEIDLCLKDKDVNALKQIVDFAKQFAGM; translated from the coding sequence ATGGCAAAGAAAACGATTTCACGACTCTCGGTACTGGCAGTACTGATTGTTTTTCTGGCAGCATGTTCCAAAACATCGGAATATACCCATGTGATACCGGCTGACGCTTCGGTAGTTGCCTCTATCAACCTCAAATCCCTTGCAAGTAAAGCGGGATTGGATGATAAAGAGAATGAAGCTGCGAAACAAAAAGTACTGGAAGCACTGAAAAGCGGAATGAATGCCGCCACCTTCCAACAATTGGAAAAGGTGATGAAGAATCCGGGTGAATCGGGAATCGATGTAGCATCTCCATTCTATGTATTCTCTTCCTCTTCTTTCCCTTACCCTACTGTTGTAGGTAAAGTAAGCAATGAGGACAACCTTCATGCTTCACTCGACGTGATGGCTAAAGAACAAATCTGCCAGCCGATAAGCGAAGCTGACGGCTACAGTTTTACAACAATGACTGGCAGCCTGCTCGCTTTCAACAGTTCTACTGTATTGATAGTCAATGTAAGCGGAACCACTCAAACCGAAAAAGCCAAAGAAGCCATCACTAATTTGTTGAAACAAACAGCAGATAACAGTATCGTAAAATCAGGAGCTTTCCAAAAAATGGAAAAGCAGAAAAGCGATATTAACTTCCTTGCTTCTATGGAAGCTATCCCTGCAACCTATCGCAACCAGATAAGCATGGGTTTACCAACCGAGGTGAAAACAGAGGATATCACTCTTGTAGGAGGACTGAATTTTGAGAAAGGCAAGATTGCCCTCAAAACAGAAAATTATACTGAAAACGAAGCCGTGAAAGCGCTTATCAAAAAACAAATGGAGTCATTTGGAAAAGCAAACAACACTTTCGTTAAATACTTCCCGTCTTCCACACTGATGTTCTTCAATGTAGGTGTGAAAGGAGAAGGGCTTTACAATCTGTTGAGCGAGAATAAGGAATTCCGCCATACAGTATCTATTGCTAAAGCAGACGAAGTAAAAGAGTTGTTCGGCTCGTTCAATGGTGATATTTCTGCGGGATTAATCAACGTAACGATGAACAGTGCTCCTACTTTCATGATGTATGCGGATGTTAAAAACGGTAATGCCCTCGAAACAATTTATAAGAACAAGCAATCATTGGGAATGAAAAGAGGGGAAGATATCATTCAACTTGGCAAGGATGAATATGTCTACAAAACAAAAGGCATGAATATATTTTTCGGTATGAAGGATAAACAAATGTATGCTACCAATGATGAATTACTCTACAAGAACGTGGGCAAAGCTGCCGACAAATCAATAAAAGATGCTCCATACGCATCGGATATGAAGGGAAAAAACATCTTTGTAGCAATCAACGCTGACGCAATACTGGACTTGCCTGTTGTTAAAATGGTAGCAGGTTTCGGAGGACAGGAAGTTAAAACATATATTGAGTTAGCCAATAAGGTTTCTTATCTGTCAATGAGTTCAGAAGGAGAAATCAGCGAGATCGACCTTTGCCTGAAAGACAAAGACGTCAACGCTCTCAAACAAATCGTAGACTTTGCCAAGCAATTTGCCGGCATGTAA
- a CDS encoding 16S rRNA (uracil(1498)-N(3))-methyltransferase, with product MHVFYTPDIQKSNELPEEEAQHCTRVLRLGIGDEITLTDGKGNFYKAEITVATNKRCFVTIKETIFQEPLWPCHLHIAMAPTKNMDRNEWFAEKATEIGFDELTFLNCRFSERKVIKTERIEKILVSAIKQSLKARLPKLNEMIEFNLFIRQEFKGQKFIAHCYEGEKPLLKNVLKPGEDALVLIGPEGDFSEEEVKKAIEQGFKPISLGKSRLRTETAALVACHTLNLQNQ from the coding sequence ATGCACGTTTTTTATACTCCCGATATACAGAAAAGCAACGAACTTCCCGAAGAGGAAGCACAACATTGTACCCGCGTTCTACGATTAGGTATCGGAGATGAAATCACTCTTACGGACGGTAAGGGGAACTTCTACAAAGCTGAAATTACTGTTGCGACCAACAAACGTTGTTTTGTAACGATCAAAGAAACGATTTTTCAGGAACCGTTATGGCCGTGCCATTTACACATTGCCATGGCACCGACAAAGAACATGGACCGTAACGAATGGTTTGCAGAGAAAGCTACCGAAATCGGATTTGACGAACTGACTTTCCTCAACTGCCGTTTCTCGGAACGTAAAGTCATCAAGACCGAACGGATTGAAAAGATTCTTGTATCAGCAATCAAACAATCTCTCAAGGCGCGGTTGCCTAAATTGAATGAGATGATCGAATTCAATCTGTTCATCAGACAGGAGTTCAAAGGACAGAAGTTCATCGCCCACTGTTATGAAGGTGAAAAACCTTTATTAAAGAATGTCCTGAAACCTGGAGAAGACGCCCTTGTCCTGATAGGTCCCGAAGGAGATTTCAGTGAAGAAGAAGTGAAGAAAGCCATCGAACAGGGATTTAAACCTATTAGTTTGGGCAAATCACGGCTTCGTACAGAAACAGCAGCACTAGTGGCCTGCCATACGCTGAATCTACAAAATCAATAA
- a CDS encoding bifunctional nuclease family protein: protein MDKKVELQVVNITNSQAQVGAFAMLLGEVGGERQLPIIIGPAEAQATALYLKGVKTPRPLTHDLFTTSLNALGTNLIRVLIYKAKEGIFYSYIYLKKDEEIIRIDARTSDAIALAVRADCPILIYDSILEQECLHMSSKKRIRSEETDNEEEEHDLPGATSRTLEEALEQAIKDENYELAARIRDQINSRNKNQ from the coding sequence ATGGACAAAAAGGTAGAATTACAAGTTGTAAATATCACGAACAGCCAGGCGCAGGTAGGCGCATTTGCTATGCTATTAGGCGAAGTGGGCGGTGAACGGCAACTGCCTATCATCATCGGTCCCGCGGAAGCCCAAGCTACTGCTTTATATCTAAAAGGAGTAAAAACACCCCGTCCATTGACACACGATCTGTTTACAACAAGCCTCAACGCACTGGGGACCAACCTGATACGTGTGCTAATTTACAAAGCAAAGGAGGGCATTTTCTACTCCTATATTTACCTTAAGAAAGACGAAGAGATTATACGTATCGACGCACGGACTTCAGACGCAATTGCCTTGGCAGTGCGTGCCGACTGCCCAATTCTTATTTATGATTCTATTCTTGAACAAGAATGTCTTCACATGTCATCGAAAAAAAGAATCCGCTCCGAAGAGACGGACAACGAAGAAGAAGAACATGATTTGCCAGGTGCTACTTCCAGAACGCTTGAGGAAGCACTGGAACAAGCTATCAAAGATGAGAATTATGAATTAGCCGCCCGGATACGTGACCAAATCAACTCAAGAAATAAAAACCAGTAA
- a CDS encoding nucleoside permease, with translation MSIKVRLIIMNFLQFFVWGSWLISLGGYMGRELHFEGGQIGAIFATMGIASLVMPGIIGIIADKWFNAERLYGLCHIVGAGCLFYASTATGYDQMYWAMLLNLLVYMPTLSLANTVSYNALEQYKCDLIKDFPPIRVWGTIGFICAMWAVDLTGFKNSSAQLYVGGASALLLGLYSFTLPACRPAKSENKSWLSAFGLDALVLFKKKKMAIFFLFSMLLGAALQITNTYGDLFLGSFASIPEYAESFGVKHSVILLSISQMSETLFILAIPFFLRHFGIKQVMLISMFAWVFRFGLFGFGDPGSGLWMLILSMIVYGMAFDFFNISGSLFVEQEANSSIRASAQGLFFMMTNGLGAIIGGYASGAVVDAFSVYADGRLVSREWMDIWLIFAAYALVIGILFALVFKYKHQQESKTN, from the coding sequence ATGAGTATAAAAGTTCGTTTGATTATTATGAATTTCCTACAATTCTTTGTATGGGGGTCTTGGTTAATATCATTAGGTGGTTATATGGGAAGAGAACTCCATTTCGAAGGAGGGCAGATCGGAGCCATTTTCGCCACTATGGGGATTGCTTCTTTGGTAATGCCAGGTATTATCGGTATTATTGCTGATAAATGGTTTAATGCAGAACGTTTATACGGGCTTTGCCATATCGTAGGAGCCGGATGCCTCTTCTATGCTTCTACCGCAACAGGATATGACCAGATGTATTGGGCCATGCTACTCAACCTGTTGGTATACATGCCCACGCTATCCCTCGCTAACACTGTATCATACAATGCACTGGAACAATATAAATGTGACCTGATTAAAGACTTCCCTCCTATCCGTGTATGGGGGACAATCGGTTTCATCTGTGCCATGTGGGCAGTCGACCTTACCGGATTTAAGAATTCAAGTGCACAGCTTTATGTAGGCGGTGCTTCCGCGTTACTGCTCGGGCTTTATTCTTTCACCCTCCCGGCTTGCCGACCGGCTAAATCAGAAAACAAATCATGGCTCTCCGCTTTCGGTCTGGATGCACTGGTGTTATTCAAGAAAAAGAAGATGGCTATTTTCTTTCTTTTCTCCATGCTTTTAGGTGCGGCATTACAGATTACAAATACTTACGGTGACCTTTTCCTAGGTAGCTTTGCCAGCATCCCCGAATATGCAGAATCTTTCGGAGTGAAACATTCGGTAATCCTGCTGTCCATCTCGCAGATGTCGGAAACACTGTTTATTCTTGCCATACCTTTCTTCCTGCGCCATTTCGGAATCAAGCAAGTCATGCTAATCAGTATGTTTGCCTGGGTGTTCCGGTTTGGGTTGTTCGGTTTCGGAGATCCGGGATCAGGACTATGGATGCTGATCCTTTCCATGATCGTTTATGGTATGGCCTTTGACTTCTTCAACATTTCCGGTTCATTGTTTGTTGAACAAGAAGCCAATTCCTCCATCCGTGCCAGTGCACAGGGGTTGTTCTTTATGATGACCAACGGACTGGGAGCTATCATTGGCGGATATGCCAGCGGTGCGGTAGTTGATGCATTCTCAGTGTATGCTGACGGCAGACTGGTGAGTCGCGAATGGATGGATATATGGCTGATATTCGCAGCATACGCGCTGGTGATCGGCATCCTGTTTGCTTTAGTATTCAAGTACAAACACCAGCAGGAGAGTAAAACAAATTAA
- a CDS encoding class I SAM-dependent rRNA methyltransferase has translation MHKVYLKPGKEDSLKRFHPWIFSGAIARFDGEPDEGEVVEVYTSKKEFIAKGHFQIGSIAVRVLSFHQEPIDHDFWKRKLEIAYDMRRSIGIATNPTNNTYRLVHGEGDNLPGLVIDVYAKTAVMQAHSAGMHVDRMTIAEALSEVMGDKIENIYYKSETTLPFKADLFPENGFLKGGSSDNIAQEYGLQFHVDWLKGQKTGFFVDQRENRSLLERYAKDRSVLNMFCYTGGFSFYAMRGGAKLVHSVDSSAKAIDLTNKNVELNFPGDSRHEAFAEDAFKYLDRMGDQYDLIILDPPAFAKHKDALRNALQGYRKLNAKAFEKIKPGGILFTFSCSQVVSKDNFRTAVFTAAAMSGRSVRILHQLTQPADHPVNIYHPEGEYLKGLVLYVE, from the coding sequence ATGCATAAAGTATATCTCAAACCCGGTAAAGAAGATTCTCTCAAGAGATTCCACCCCTGGATTTTTTCCGGTGCTATCGCCCGTTTTGACGGAGAGCCCGATGAAGGTGAAGTTGTAGAAGTATACACCTCCAAAAAAGAATTTATTGCCAAAGGACATTTCCAGATCGGAAGTATTGCTGTGCGCGTACTGTCTTTCCATCAGGAACCTATCGATCACGATTTTTGGAAACGCAAACTGGAAATAGCATACGATATGCGTCGCAGTATCGGCATCGCCACCAATCCGACCAACAACACTTACCGGCTTGTTCATGGTGAAGGAGACAATCTCCCCGGACTGGTTATTGACGTTTATGCCAAGACTGCAGTCATGCAGGCACACTCTGCAGGAATGCACGTAGACCGCATGACAATTGCCGAAGCTTTATCCGAAGTAATGGGCGACAAGATCGAGAATATCTATTATAAATCAGAAACAACTCTTCCTTTTAAAGCAGATCTTTTCCCCGAAAACGGTTTTCTGAAAGGAGGAAGCAGTGATAATATCGCGCAAGAATATGGTTTGCAGTTTCACGTAGACTGGTTGAAAGGTCAAAAAACCGGATTCTTTGTAGACCAGCGCGAAAACCGTTCTTTACTGGAACGTTATGCCAAAGACCGTTCGGTACTGAATATGTTCTGCTATACCGGCGGATTCTCATTCTATGCCATGCGCGGAGGTGCAAAGCTCGTCCACTCTGTCGACAGCTCTGCCAAAGCAATTGATCTGACGAATAAAAATGTAGAACTGAACTTCCCCGGCGATTCCCGCCACGAGGCTTTTGCCGAGGACGCTTTCAAATATCTCGACCGCATGGGCGACCAGTATGATTTAATCATTCTCGACCCGCCCGCATTTGCCAAACACAAAGATGCCCTGCGGAATGCTTTGCAAGGTTATCGCAAACTGAATGCCAAAGCATTTGAGAAAATCAAACCGGGCGGCATCTTGTTTACCTTCTCTTGTTCGCAAGTAGTAAGTAAGGACAATTTCCGTACTGCCGTGTTTACTGCAGCAGCCATGTCAGGACGTAGCGTACGCATCCTACATCAACTGACTCAACCCGCCGACCATCCGGTAAACATCTACCATCCCGAAGGAGAATACCTGAAAGGTCTGGTACTTTACGTAGAATAA
- a CDS encoding 3'-5' exonuclease, with the protein MFVRRTIDKEELKELPKTVFPGRIYVIQSEAETERAVAYLQSRSVIGIDSETRPSFTKGQSHKVALLQISSEECCFLFRLNMTGLTQPLVDLLENPAVIKVGLSLKDDFMMLHKRAPFAQQSCIELQDYVHQFGIQDKSLQKIYAILFKEKISKSQRLSNWEADVLSDGQKQYAATDAWACLNIYNLLQELKQTGDWEMAALPPAPKEREEATTDPIINQQS; encoded by the coding sequence ATGTTTGTAAGAAGAACCATAGATAAAGAGGAACTAAAAGAACTCCCGAAAACTGTTTTTCCGGGACGCATTTACGTTATCCAATCGGAAGCTGAAACGGAAAGAGCAGTAGCTTACCTCCAATCCAGATCTGTGATAGGCATTGACAGCGAAACGCGCCCTTCCTTTACCAAAGGACAATCGCACAAAGTAGCACTCCTCCAGATTTCTTCTGAAGAATGTTGTTTCCTATTCCGGCTCAACATGACGGGATTGACCCAGCCATTGGTTGACTTATTAGAAAACCCGGCTGTAATCAAAGTGGGTCTTTCACTGAAAGATGACTTTATGATGTTGCACAAACGCGCACCTTTTGCCCAACAAAGCTGTATCGAGTTGCAGGACTATGTGCACCAATTCGGTATACAGGACAAAAGTCTGCAAAAGATTTATGCTATCTTATTCAAAGAAAAAATATCCAAATCACAGCGCTTGTCCAATTGGGAAGCTGATGTATTGAGCGACGGGCAGAAACAATATGCCGCCACGGATGCATGGGCTTGCCTCAACATCTATAATCTGTTGCAAGAGCTGAAACAGACAGGAGATTGGGAAATGGCCGCTCTCCCACCCGCTCCCAAGGAAAGGGAAGAAGCCACTACCGACCCTATAATCAACCAGCAGTCATAA
- a CDS encoding DUF5063 domain-containing protein, with protein sequence MEKESQTIFDKNVIEFVTVAAEFCAFLERAERMKRSTFVDTSLKILPLLYLKASMLPKCETIGDEAPETYVTEEIYEILRINLSGLMGDKDDYLDVFVQDMVYSDQPIKKSISEDLADIYQDIKDFIFVFQLGLNETMNDSLAICQENFGTLWGQKLVNTLRALHDVKYNQQEEEEEENGNEEGFYEPSDDNDYCEEEGCHCHDDDCHCHEDGCHCHDDELK encoded by the coding sequence ATGGAAAAAGAAAGCCAAACGATATTTGATAAGAACGTAATTGAGTTCGTTACAGTAGCCGCCGAATTTTGTGCATTTCTCGAACGTGCCGAACGCATGAAGCGTAGTACTTTCGTTGATACATCATTAAAAATACTCCCCCTGCTCTATCTCAAAGCATCTATGTTGCCCAAATGTGAGACGATTGGGGACGAAGCACCCGAAACGTATGTCACAGAAGAGATTTACGAAATTCTGCGCATTAATCTTTCAGGATTGATGGGTGACAAGGATGATTATCTGGACGTATTCGTGCAAGACATGGTTTATAGCGACCAGCCTATCAAGAAATCAATATCGGAAGATCTGGCTGATATTTATCAGGATATTAAAGATTTCATATTTGTCTTTCAACTGGGACTGAATGAAACAATGAATGATTCATTGGCTATCTGCCAGGAGAATTTCGGCACACTGTGGGGACAGAAACTGGTAAACACACTACGCGCCCTTCATGACGTGAAATACAACCAACAGGAAGAAGAGGAGGAAGAGAACGGTAATGAAGAAGGATTTTACGAACCAAGCGACGACAACGATTATTGTGAAGAAGAAGGCTGTCATTGCCACGACGATGATTGCCACTGCCACGAAGACGGTTGCCATTGCCACGATGATGAATTAAAATAG